The DNA segment TTATGAGGTCAGGTTTTCTTCCAGTTTCATTTATTATTTTTAAGAACTCCCCTGCTCTTATCTGTACATCCTGGAGGATATCATCGCTATCCCCTGTAGATAACTTGATTAGACTGCCTTCCTGAACTTCTCCGTAAAAGGCAAAACCTTTATCTTCTTTGTCATACATCATAGGAACAAGAAGGTGGCTTATATAGCCCTCTTTGTCGTAGAACAGAAATGGGAATTCCCATAATACTTGAGAAGTTTTTGTAATGTCTAAATCTTCGATCTGTATCCCTGTGTTTTTCAAAATATTTCCTAAAAAATAATCCATTGGTAGATCATCAAGAGCATATATTTTATTGTCTTTCACCTTTGTTACTCTGTAGGTAGTTCCGACAGGAATGAAACCAAGAGATATAGTGTTGAAAGAGTTTATATTGTATAGATTTAACAGGACAAAACCATCTTTTATTATTTTTCCGTTAACAGATATGTAGGTTCTGAAGTCAGAAGCATCTGAAGAAGCTATTCCTCCGTAAAGACGTACTTTATCAGTATAAAAATTCAGTATGCTGTTCAATATTTTATGTACAGCTAAGTTTGAAGAGGTAGAAAAAAGAAGGTTTGTTCCTTCTTTCTCTGAAATTAGATGTTCTTTTAGAAATAGGGATGATGCAGATATATCTTTCGAGATAAAATCTAAGCTTTTTATATCAAAATAGCCTTTTTTCTTAAATTTTATAGCTACCCCTCCAATTGAATCATACAGAATATACTTGTCTTTTATAGTGGCAACAGAGGAAATAATAATATGGGGAGTATTTAATCCTGAATTTATTTTTTCTAAACTTTCATTTTCAAAATGATAGTACGGCATAAAAATAATAAACAGATCTGGTTTAAAATTTTCTTCAATTTCCCTTATGTATCTTATTACTTTTGAAGAATCTGTCCCCTGAAAACCTTTTACTTCCATTAAATCTTCCAATTTTAAGGTTTGTCTTACTGTTATTTCGACTGAGACACTGAGAAATATTAGTGGATTATTATATAGGTGATTGTAATAAACAATTGTTTTCAAGTGTGAATTTGCATATAATATATAATCCCATATGCGAG comes from the Persephonella hydrogeniphila genome and includes:
- a CDS encoding FIST signal transduction protein — protein: MEVKGFQGTDSSKVIRYIREIEENFKPDLFIIFMPYYHFENESLEKINSGLNTPHIIISSVATIKDKYILYDSIGGVAIKFKKKGYFDIKSLDFISKDISASSLFLKEHLISEKEGTNLLFSTSSNLAVHKILNSILNFYTDKVRLYGGIASSDASDFRTYISVNGKIIKDGFVLLNLYNINSFNTISLGFIPVGTTYRVTKVKDNKIYALDDLPMDYFLGNILKNTGIQIEDLDITKTSQVLWEFPFLFYDKEGYISHLLVPMMYDKEDKGFAFYGEVQEGSLIKLSTGDSDDILQDVQIRAGEFLKIINETGRKPDLIMNISCTARNFLLYSDGASKKEQEIYSSKIGNFPFTGFLTFGEIGPDRMGKPGKFYNETSILVGLVER